From Streptomyces sp. NBC_00683, one genomic window encodes:
- a CDS encoding NmrA family NAD(P)-binding protein, with protein sequence MILVTGATGSIGKHLVQQLQQLQVPFKALVRDAGKGRMLGCPYVVGDFDDPESIDAALTAVDQVLLNGAGAVPTADGAEQPMVAQQKAAIDAAVRAGVAKMVKISVWRAHQGGRLAEGAHWDIEQHLKASGIEWALLQPSGFMQNFITGAGTFSDDGSLIAPAVDAPVSYIDCYDIAACAAALLTEPSGSGRSFVLTGPEALTMAEIAGQLSSALAKPVDVVGLSSDDMAARLQAQGVPAQFALDVAHLWADVGTGSLAATTPEVKNLTGREPRTFAEFLAANRAAFR encoded by the coding sequence ATGATCTTGGTAACCGGAGCAACCGGATCCATCGGCAAGCATCTGGTCCAGCAACTACAGCAACTCCAGGTGCCGTTCAAAGCCCTCGTCCGGGATGCCGGCAAGGGCCGTATGCTCGGCTGCCCGTACGTCGTCGGAGACTTCGACGACCCCGAGTCGATCGACGCGGCACTCACTGCCGTCGACCAGGTCCTTCTCAACGGTGCAGGTGCGGTCCCCACCGCGGACGGGGCGGAGCAGCCCATGGTCGCCCAGCAGAAGGCGGCCATCGACGCGGCTGTGCGTGCCGGTGTGGCGAAGATGGTCAAGATCTCGGTCTGGCGTGCTCACCAGGGCGGCAGACTCGCGGAAGGCGCGCACTGGGACATCGAGCAGCACCTGAAGGCATCGGGCATCGAGTGGGCCCTCCTCCAGCCCAGCGGCTTCATGCAGAACTTCATCACCGGAGCGGGCACCTTCAGCGACGACGGAAGCCTCATCGCCCCGGCGGTCGATGCGCCCGTCTCGTACATCGACTGCTACGACATCGCCGCGTGCGCGGCCGCCCTGCTGACCGAACCCTCGGGCTCGGGGCGGAGTTTCGTGCTGACCGGCCCCGAAGCGCTCACGATGGCCGAGATCGCCGGGCAGCTCTCCAGCGCGCTGGCCAAGCCTGTCGATGTGGTCGGCCTCAGCAGCGACGACATGGCGGCCAGGCTCCAGGCGCAGGGTGTACCCGCACAGTTCGCCCTCGACGTCGCCCACCTCTGGGCGGACGTCGGCACCGGCTCCCTGGCCGCGACAACGCCCGAGGTCAAGAACCTGACCGGCCGTGAACCCCGCACCTTCGCCGAGTTCCTGGCCGCCAACCGGGCCGCCTTCCGCTGA
- a CDS encoding benzoate/H(+) symporter BenE family transporter, which produces MPGPSTPATDEWAEGNGPPEPAESSESAAPAEPSGPSGPSGPSEPAEASGPTEASGPTEASGPSGPSGQAPRPGLARDLSLSAVLAGLVAVVVSYSGPLVIVLSAAHAAHLDAARTGSWIWAISIGSGLTCIALSLRTRMPVITAWSTPGAALLVTSIGSYAYGDVIGAFVVSGVVIALIGLTGVFGRLMRMVPGAVVSAMLAGILLSFGTGVFTSLEGTPLIAGSVLLAYLLGRRLLPRYAVLIALVVGVLCSAATSRLHIRLDHVGLVQPVFTAPSVSVASLIGIAVPLTLATLASQNAPGVAVLSASGYRPDDRLLVGSTGLVSAVLAPFGSHAVNLAAITAAICTGPEAHRDPRRRYVAGVACGAFYLVVGAFGSTLVAFFAGLPKELVAALAGVALFGALSAGLTGAVKEDKDREAALVTFLATASGVTLFGIGSAFWGLVLGMTAHLVLNGRLVRRR; this is translated from the coding sequence ATGCCCGGTCCTTCGACCCCGGCGACGGACGAATGGGCGGAGGGCAACGGTCCTCCCGAGCCCGCCGAGTCCTCCGAGTCTGCCGCGCCCGCCGAACCTTCCGGGCCTTCCGGGCCTTCCGGGCCTTCCGAGCCCGCCGAAGCTTCCGGGCCCACCGAAGCTTCCGGGCCCACCGAAGCTTCCGGGCCTTCGGGGCCTTCCGGGCAGGCGCCACGCCCCGGGCTCGCACGCGACCTCTCGCTCTCGGCGGTCCTCGCCGGGCTCGTCGCGGTCGTCGTCTCCTACTCCGGTCCGCTGGTCATCGTGCTGTCCGCCGCCCACGCCGCGCACCTGGACGCCGCCCGCACCGGCTCCTGGATCTGGGCGATCTCGATAGGCAGCGGCCTCACCTGCATCGCCCTCAGCCTGCGTACCCGTATGCCGGTGATCACCGCCTGGTCCACCCCGGGTGCCGCGCTCCTGGTCACCAGCATCGGCTCGTACGCGTACGGAGACGTGATCGGCGCCTTCGTGGTCTCCGGTGTCGTGATCGCCCTGATCGGACTGACCGGGGTCTTCGGGCGACTGATGCGGATGGTGCCGGGCGCGGTCGTCTCCGCCATGCTCGCGGGCATCCTCCTCTCCTTCGGCACCGGTGTGTTCACCTCGCTGGAAGGCACCCCGCTCATCGCCGGCTCGGTCCTGCTGGCCTACCTGCTGGGCAGGCGCCTGCTCCCCCGGTACGCCGTGCTCATCGCCCTCGTCGTCGGCGTCCTGTGCAGCGCGGCCACGTCACGCCTGCACATCCGCCTCGACCATGTCGGCCTGGTGCAGCCGGTGTTCACCGCGCCCAGCGTCTCCGTCGCCTCACTGATCGGCATCGCCGTCCCGCTGACCCTGGCCACGCTCGCCTCGCAGAACGCCCCCGGAGTCGCCGTGCTGTCCGCCTCCGGCTACCGCCCCGACGACCGTCTCCTGGTCGGCTCCACCGGCCTGGTCTCCGCCGTGCTCGCCCCCTTCGGATCCCACGCCGTGAACCTCGCCGCGATCACCGCCGCGATCTGTACGGGCCCCGAGGCGCATCGCGACCCCCGGCGGCGCTACGTCGCCGGGGTGGCCTGCGGTGCGTTCTATCTGGTGGTCGGCGCGTTCGGCTCCACCCTTGTGGCGTTCTTCGCGGGCCTGCCCAAGGAACTCGTCGCCGCTCTCGCAGGCGTCGCCCTCTTCGGCGCGCTGTCCGCGGGCCTGACGGGTGCGGTCAAGGAGGACAAGGACCGTGAGGCCGCCCTGGTCACATTCCTGGCCACGGCCTCCGGCGTCACCCTGTTCGGCATCGGCTCGGCGTTCTGGGGGCTCGTCCTCGGCATGACAGCGCACCTCGTCCTGAACGGCCGGCTCGTTCGCCGACGGTGA
- a CDS encoding Hint domain-containing protein yields MPVLGVVRRRLRRWSRGFVPRTDVRLAGLRRSQRGQGAIEYVGLVVVVVAIVGALLATGMGPQLAERFGTAVCQVTGGGNCGGGDGTEAQGGDSGSPGDGSPASDDGSPKTQTQIDYDDALKDLQDAQKEEKTNSDKAVEAAKELAKILAEELGITDALDCVTKGDMGACTETLINVLLSLVGGAVGKLAAKYGAPWKWKKAVELIKKLKKHGGDLYDGLTGLIKNRKKVQDAEKKLADAKKKLDAEKKDPPKKDEKADDKPTTCPVSHSFPPGTPVLVADGGRVPIESLRTGDEVVATDPVRGLSEVRRVTETFTTYDDKEFTRLSTSAGQVTATDTHPFWLTGRQRWVDAGDIVTGDRLRLPGGASLLVTGVSRYTEQQTTHDLSVEGIHAYYVGVGAASALVHNNDCEFETDPSVKGPAAGKKLKPPHPRHTVAGARNGMVKEKNTVILKGNEADIQNDIKGIAEGKGKLVDNGSAYEINGRKYGVEENGRTFPISGKGLVELDRNEYAALKEIAKAGGKTDSPALTRNPRFADHPEVVEKAKKVYDGTYS; encoded by the coding sequence ATGCCAGTTCTGGGGGTTGTGCGTCGTCGGTTGCGCCGTTGGTCGCGGGGGTTCGTCCCGCGTACGGATGTGCGTCTTGCGGGTCTGCGCCGGTCGCAGCGGGGTCAGGGTGCGATCGAGTACGTCGGCCTGGTCGTTGTGGTCGTGGCCATTGTGGGCGCCTTGTTGGCGACGGGGATGGGCCCTCAGCTGGCGGAGCGGTTCGGTACGGCCGTCTGTCAGGTGACCGGTGGCGGCAACTGTGGCGGCGGTGACGGGACCGAGGCCCAGGGCGGCGACTCGGGTTCACCGGGCGACGGGTCCCCGGCGTCGGACGACGGTTCCCCCAAGACGCAGACACAGATCGATTATGACGATGCGTTGAAGGACCTTCAGGATGCGCAGAAGGAGGAGAAGACCAACTCCGACAAGGCTGTCGAGGCGGCCAAGGAGCTTGCGAAGATCCTTGCCGAGGAGTTGGGGATCACGGATGCGCTGGACTGTGTCACCAAGGGTGACATGGGTGCGTGCACCGAGACGTTGATCAATGTGCTGCTGAGTCTTGTGGGGGGTGCGGTCGGGAAGCTCGCGGCGAAGTACGGGGCGCCGTGGAAGTGGAAGAAGGCCGTCGAGCTGATCAAGAAGCTCAAGAAGCACGGTGGGGACCTGTATGACGGGCTGACGGGTCTGATCAAGAACCGCAAGAAGGTTCAGGACGCGGAGAAGAAGCTCGCCGACGCGAAGAAGAAGCTCGACGCGGAGAAGAAGGACCCGCCGAAGAAGGACGAGAAGGCCGACGACAAGCCGACCACCTGCCCGGTGAGCCACAGCTTCCCGCCCGGGACCCCGGTCCTGGTCGCCGACGGCGGGCGCGTCCCGATCGAGTCGCTGCGGACGGGGGACGAGGTCGTCGCCACCGACCCGGTTCGCGGTCTCTCCGAGGTACGCAGGGTCACGGAGACCTTCACCACGTACGACGACAAGGAGTTCACCCGGCTGAGCACCTCCGCCGGTCAGGTCACGGCCACTGACACGCACCCGTTCTGGCTCACCGGCCGGCAGCGGTGGGTGGACGCCGGCGACATCGTGACCGGGGACCGGCTGCGGCTGCCCGGCGGTGCTTCGCTCCTCGTGACCGGCGTCTCCCGGTACACCGAGCAGCAGACCACGCACGACCTGTCGGTCGAGGGAATCCACGCGTACTACGTCGGTGTCGGCGCCGCCAGCGCGCTCGTGCACAACAACGACTGCGAATTCGAGACGGACCCGAGCGTCAAGGGCCCCGCGGCCGGCAAGAAGCTCAAGCCGCCGCACCCCCGTCACACCGTCGCAGGGGCGCGCAACGGCATGGTGAAGGAGAAGAACACCGTCATCCTCAAGGGCAATGAGGCGGACATCCAGAACGACATCAAGGGGATCGCGGAAGGCAAGGGGAAGCTCGTCGACAACGGCAGCGCCTACGAGATCAACGGCCGCAAGTACGGGGTCGAGGAGAACGGCCGGACCTTCCCGATCTCCGGCAAGGGCCTCGTGGAACTCGACAGGAACGAGTACGCGGCCCTCAAGGAGATCGCCAAGGCGGGAGGGAAGACCGATTCGCCCGCTTTGACAAGGAACCCGCGATTCGCCGACCATCCCGAAGTGGTCGAGAAGGCCAAGAAGGTCTACGACGGGACCTATTCGTGA
- a CDS encoding lamin tail domain-containing protein, which produces MTLSGLLLTGMLAAQPAAAADPTGYPNVRINEVTSSNNDTVELYNTGSTAVSISGWKMSDDSFSPQSFSPSSSTIPAGGFVTFNSPKGLGDADKLVIYTSGGTVVDRVEWATGKAKPAMVRCGDGSGTWVTAASASTFGAPNASGCPSSIPAASRARINEVTSNGSDTVELYNGGTSAVSVGSWKYVDSDTSHAPVSISSSSPSATSIPAGGYVTFNSTIGLGDNDSVFLVDSSGNTIDSVTWATDGAKPSDERCANGTGWFRTAATATPGSANSCSGSGGGTGGGGTGTGQLLGGGGSLTSGCTPEAPSGSGSTPSGTLAWPGGLDVTIADNVCAFTTSTGPEGRDLSGLAFDPANPSVLWAAKNKNWLYKLVKSNGKWVPDATWSATGKQIRFAGGSGEPDAEGLTVGSNGHIYVTSERDNTKNTAPKDTILEFDPAATGSTLSPVHQWDMTSQFPQLDTGSKDDANLGFEGVGYVPDSWLTTNGWADPLTGAAYNPANYPLHGSGLFFAGLEWDGSLHVYGLNSDGTFTTFGRIVTGKASVMDVTFDDGTQRLVATCDNTCGETHTFMKVNASGAIVPDVTYTNPAVMPADNLEGFAIAPAATCVNGFREAVWSDDGIYGFGSGSSSYGHTLYSGTFPC; this is translated from the coding sequence TTGACGCTCTCAGGACTGCTCCTCACAGGGATGCTGGCCGCTCAGCCCGCGGCTGCCGCGGACCCGACCGGTTACCCGAACGTTCGGATCAACGAAGTCACCTCGTCGAACAACGACACGGTGGAGCTGTACAACACCGGCTCGACCGCAGTGAGCATCAGCGGCTGGAAGATGTCCGACGACAGCTTCTCGCCGCAGTCGTTCAGCCCGTCCTCCAGCACGATCCCGGCCGGCGGCTTCGTCACCTTCAACTCGCCCAAGGGGCTGGGTGATGCGGACAAGCTGGTCATCTATACGTCCGGCGGCACGGTGGTCGACCGCGTCGAGTGGGCGACCGGCAAGGCCAAGCCGGCGATGGTGCGTTGCGGCGACGGCTCCGGGACGTGGGTGACCGCCGCCTCGGCGTCCACGTTCGGCGCCCCGAACGCCTCGGGCTGCCCGTCGTCGATCCCGGCGGCGAGCCGGGCGCGGATCAACGAGGTCACCTCGAACGGCTCCGACACGGTGGAGCTGTACAACGGCGGAACGAGTGCGGTCAGCGTCGGGTCGTGGAAGTACGTCGACAGCGACACCTCCCACGCTCCGGTGTCGATCTCGTCCTCCTCGCCGAGCGCGACCAGCATCCCCGCGGGTGGCTACGTCACGTTCAACTCCACCATCGGACTGGGTGACAACGACTCGGTCTTCCTCGTCGACAGCAGCGGCAACACCATCGACTCGGTGACCTGGGCGACCGACGGTGCCAAGCCGTCGGACGAGCGCTGCGCCAACGGCACCGGCTGGTTCCGGACCGCCGCGACCGCGACGCCCGGAAGCGCGAACTCCTGCTCGGGCAGCGGCGGCGGCACGGGGGGCGGCGGCACCGGGACCGGTCAGCTGCTGGGCGGCGGCGGCTCGCTCACCAGTGGCTGCACCCCCGAGGCGCCCAGCGGTTCTGGTTCCACCCCGTCGGGCACCCTGGCGTGGCCGGGCGGGCTGGACGTCACGATCGCGGACAACGTCTGCGCGTTCACCACGTCCACCGGCCCGGAAGGCCGCGACCTGAGCGGCCTGGCGTTCGACCCGGCGAACCCGTCGGTGCTGTGGGCCGCCAAGAACAAGAACTGGCTGTACAAGCTGGTCAAGAGCAACGGCAAGTGGGTCCCGGACGCGACCTGGAGCGCGACCGGCAAGCAGATCCGCTTCGCGGGCGGCTCCGGCGAACCGGACGCCGAGGGTCTGACGGTCGGGAGCAACGGCCACATCTACGTGACCTCCGAGCGCGACAACACCAAGAACACGGCGCCCAAGGACACGATCCTGGAGTTCGACCCGGCGGCGACCGGATCGACGCTGTCGCCGGTTCACCAGTGGGACATGACCTCGCAGTTTCCACAGCTCGACACCGGCAGCAAGGATGACGCCAACCTCGGCTTCGAGGGCGTCGGGTACGTACCGGACAGCTGGCTGACTACGAACGGCTGGGCCGACCCGCTCACCGGCGCCGCCTACAACCCGGCGAACTACCCGCTGCACGGGTCGGGCCTGTTCTTCGCCGGCCTGGAGTGGGACGGCTCGCTGCACGTCTACGGCCTGAACTCCGACGGCACCTTCACCACGTTCGGCAGGATCGTGACAGGAAAGGCCTCCGTGATGGACGTGACCTTCGACGACGGCACCCAGCGTCTCGTCGCGACCTGCGACAACACCTGCGGTGAGACGCACACGTTCATGAAGGTCAACGCCTCCGGTGCGATCGTGCCGGACGTGACCTACACGAACCCGGCCGTCATGCCGGCAGACAACCTGGAGGGCTTCGCGATCGCGCCTGCCGCGACCTGTGTCAACGGCTTCCGCGAGGCGGTCTGGAGCGACGACGGCATCTACGGCTTCGGCTCCGGAAGCTCCTCGTACGGACACACCCTCTACAGCGGCACCTTCCCCTGCTGA
- a CDS encoding TetR/AcrR family transcriptional regulator yields the protein MSDARTRRPRADAQRNHDRILAAADEVFREQGTGASLEKIARQAGVAIGTLYGHFPNRRALCAALLRERHTALFEFGDQLPRQGSALDALAKWMRAVTAHAAAYRGLATLLMESLDDEASELHEACGRMAAITEALLHAAREAGAVRDDVTAADVHALMNAAAWMREQVQEDMADHLLDLMVNGLRPGHEPVKR from the coding sequence ATGAGCGACGCCCGAACGCGCCGGCCGCGCGCCGACGCGCAGCGGAACCACGACCGCATCCTGGCGGCGGCGGACGAAGTGTTCCGCGAGCAGGGCACAGGGGCGTCACTGGAGAAGATCGCCCGCCAGGCCGGCGTCGCGATCGGGACCCTGTACGGGCACTTCCCGAACCGGCGGGCACTGTGCGCGGCCCTGCTGCGCGAACGGCACACGGCACTCTTCGAGTTCGGCGATCAGCTGCCCCGACAGGGCTCGGCACTGGACGCGCTCGCGAAGTGGATGAGGGCCGTCACCGCCCACGCGGCGGCGTACCGGGGGCTCGCCACGCTCCTGATGGAGAGCCTCGACGACGAGGCCTCGGAGCTGCACGAAGCCTGTGGACGGATGGCCGCGATCACCGAGGCCCTGTTGCACGCCGCCCGCGAGGCGGGCGCGGTACGCGATGACGTCACGGCGGCAGACGTGCATGCGCTGATGAACGCCGCCGCCTGGATGCGCGAGCAGGTGCAGGAGGACATGGCCGATCACCTGCTGGACCTCATGGTCAACGGCCTGCGCCCCGGCCATGAGCCGGTGAAGCGCTGA
- a CDS encoding DUF6000 family protein, which produces MIRYDPETQALYRRYCLPARRYLKLGGAVLRMPREEYEPFVHALAADARAVTDAELTILFEGSWRERRTAAWLAAVSRRDHFRERLGALLLESEVCFAGGAYCVALASFGTARDADLLAAYLDHYLHRPDLAYDQPTAMGALAYTDSVLHSDRASRFLQEGGLWRQWFQDAPHMHGEDGISTYLGGIRLACTVIDECADT; this is translated from the coding sequence GTGATCCGCTACGACCCCGAGACACAGGCCCTGTACCGCCGCTATTGCCTCCCTGCGCGCCGCTACCTGAAGCTTGGCGGAGCGGTACTTCGCATGCCGCGCGAGGAGTACGAGCCATTCGTTCATGCCCTGGCCGCTGATGCGAGGGCTGTAACCGACGCCGAGCTCACCATCCTCTTCGAGGGCAGCTGGCGCGAGCGGCGCACCGCGGCATGGCTAGCCGCCGTCTCGCGCCGTGACCACTTCCGCGAGCGTCTGGGAGCGCTGCTGCTGGAGAGCGAGGTCTGCTTCGCGGGTGGGGCCTACTGCGTGGCGTTGGCGAGTTTCGGCACCGCGCGGGACGCCGACCTGCTCGCCGCTTACCTGGATCACTACCTGCATCGGCCCGACCTCGCCTACGACCAGCCGACAGCCATGGGCGCCCTGGCGTACACCGACTCCGTCCTGCACAGCGACCGGGCCAGCCGTTTCCTCCAGGAGGGCGGCCTGTGGCGGCAGTGGTTCCAGGACGCGCCCCACATGCACGGCGAGGACGGTATCTCCACCTACCTGGGCGGCATCCGCCTCGCTTGCACCGTCATCGACGAATGCGCCGACACCTGA
- a CDS encoding DUF4240 domain-containing protein: protein MDTSEFWTVIEAARSAGADKPFAEALVDELATRTEDDILRYQERFDEAHGAVYRWDVWAAAYLIGGGCSDDSFMDFRAGLIGLGREWYARAAACPDVLAEHPAVAAAAEAHIDEIVFNEAVNYAASYAFERVAGDGADFYEAWNEYSASRNAGSEAASEGMGEDFDFDDPDEMRHRLPLLAALYLGDTP, encoded by the coding sequence ATGGACACCTCGGAATTCTGGACCGTCATCGAGGCCGCTCGCTCTGCCGGCGCAGACAAGCCTTTCGCCGAAGCCCTGGTCGATGAACTGGCCACCCGTACGGAGGACGACATCCTCCGCTACCAGGAACGCTTCGACGAGGCGCACGGAGCCGTGTACCGCTGGGACGTGTGGGCAGCCGCCTACCTCATCGGCGGCGGTTGCTCGGACGACAGCTTCATGGACTTCCGCGCCGGCCTGATCGGGCTGGGCCGCGAGTGGTACGCGAGGGCGGCGGCTTGCCCGGACGTTCTTGCGGAGCACCCGGCGGTGGCAGCCGCTGCGGAGGCGCACATCGACGAGATCGTGTTCAACGAGGCCGTCAACTACGCGGCCAGTTATGCGTTCGAACGCGTCGCCGGGGATGGGGCGGACTTCTACGAGGCATGGAACGAGTACAGCGCCTCACGGAATGCCGGCTCCGAAGCAGCCTCCGAAGGCATGGGCGAAGACTTCGATTTCGATGACCCCGATGAGATGCGACACCGACTCCCGCTGCTCGCCGCTCTCTACTTGGGTGACACCCCCTGA
- a CDS encoding quinone oxidoreductase family protein — protein sequence MKAVILDTDDQYRVTELDEPTPGPGEVAIRVAYAGVQWGDTMVRAGHFPVPRPFVPGFEASGHITAVGEGVDASRVGRPVTALVTGGAHAEVVVAPSVLTLDTDGIPLRSAAGVGWSTPTAYDLIHTATRVRPGESVLIHAAAGGVGTLAAQFAASAGATRIVGVVGNAARADYAAQFGYHQLLLREEFPAKLGNELFDVILDPVGGPTRSTNLAQLAAHGRLAAYGNLSTFDPVLADANDLLMQGKSLVTYNSNLLGQTHPERLADSVRRALDLVAEGQVRVDITAEFDLADLATAVQQLADGTTLGRSIIRIA from the coding sequence GTGAAGGCAGTCATCCTCGACACCGATGACCAGTACCGGGTCACCGAACTCGACGAGCCCACCCCCGGCCCCGGCGAAGTCGCCATCCGCGTCGCCTACGCCGGGGTCCAGTGGGGGGACACCATGGTCCGGGCGGGCCACTTCCCCGTGCCCCGCCCCTTCGTCCCCGGCTTCGAGGCGTCCGGACACATCACCGCGGTCGGCGAGGGCGTCGACGCAAGCCGCGTGGGCCGGCCCGTCACCGCCCTGGTCACGGGAGGCGCCCACGCCGAGGTGGTCGTCGCACCGTCCGTACTCACGCTGGACACCGACGGAATCCCGCTGCGGTCGGCCGCAGGTGTCGGCTGGAGCACTCCGACCGCCTACGACCTGATCCATACGGCCACCCGCGTGCGGCCCGGCGAGAGCGTGCTGATCCACGCCGCCGCCGGCGGAGTCGGCACACTCGCCGCGCAGTTCGCCGCGTCGGCCGGGGCCACGCGGATCGTGGGCGTCGTCGGCAACGCGGCGCGGGCCGACTACGCCGCGCAGTTCGGCTACCACCAACTCCTGCTGCGCGAGGAGTTCCCGGCCAAGCTCGGCAACGAGCTTTTCGACGTGATCCTCGACCCGGTCGGCGGCCCGACCCGCAGCACGAACCTGGCCCAGCTCGCGGCACACGGCCGACTGGCCGCCTACGGAAACCTCAGCACCTTCGACCCGGTACTGGCCGATGCCAACGACCTCCTCATGCAGGGCAAGTCGCTCGTGACCTACAACAGCAACCTGCTCGGCCAGACGCACCCCGAGCGACTCGCCGACAGTGTCCGCCGCGCACTCGACCTCGTCGCAGAGGGCCAGGTGCGCGTGGACATCACCGCCGAGTTCGACCTGGCGGACCTGGCCACCGCCGTCCAACAGCTCGCCGACGGCACCACCCTCGGCAGGAGCATCATCCGCATCGCCTGA
- a CDS encoding endonuclease domain-containing protein: MSRPIRTWRPPDPQEPRAVRRARQIRELASLAPGGVLFTARAREAGWPAHPLYQRLAAAGWQPIHPGAWAAPGRLVDWLTHAWVVQSLQPHLVCSHRTAAALHLVEILDPSRTCHATEFTDPRPGAYRRRPGTRVHRLPLDAADRTVRRGLTTTSAARTVGDLIRCLPRDEAVAAADSALATRTVRGVQRPPLVHMAALRAELATHRRGAVRARAWLPLTDARSGSPAETLARLHLHDAGLHPETQAALRTPSGRTLHPDFFFRSHGLVVEVEGYACHGTREAHAIDLRRFNELQACPEVRRVLRFTAVEVFRHPDRVVTQIRAALAALHP, encoded by the coding sequence ATGAGCCGCCCGATCCGCACATGGCGCCCGCCCGACCCGCAGGAACCGCGCGCCGTCCGCAGGGCCCGTCAGATACGGGAACTGGCGTCCCTCGCACCCGGCGGCGTCCTCTTCACCGCGAGGGCCCGGGAAGCGGGCTGGCCGGCGCACCCGCTGTACCAGCGGCTGGCAGCGGCCGGCTGGCAGCCCATCCACCCGGGTGCCTGGGCAGCTCCGGGCCGGCTGGTGGACTGGCTGACCCACGCCTGGGTCGTACAGAGCCTGCAGCCCCACCTGGTGTGCAGCCACCGCACGGCGGCAGCCCTGCACCTCGTCGAGATCCTCGACCCTTCGCGTACCTGCCATGCCACCGAGTTCACCGACCCGCGCCCCGGCGCATACCGCCGCCGCCCGGGGACCCGCGTCCACCGCCTGCCCCTCGACGCGGCCGACCGGACGGTCCGCCGGGGGCTGACCACCACGTCGGCCGCCCGGACGGTGGGCGACCTCATACGGTGCCTCCCCCGCGACGAGGCCGTCGCCGCCGCAGACTCGGCGCTCGCCACCCGTACGGTACGAGGAGTCCAGCGCCCGCCGCTCGTCCACATGGCCGCTCTCCGCGCCGAGCTGGCCACCCACCGGCGGGGGGCGGTGCGGGCGCGCGCCTGGCTCCCCCTCACCGACGCCCGGTCCGGCTCCCCGGCGGAGACCCTGGCCCGCCTCCACCTGCACGACGCCGGCCTGCACCCGGAAACACAGGCCGCCCTGCGCACACCGTCCGGCCGCACCCTCCACCCGGACTTCTTCTTCCGGTCCCACGGCCTGGTGGTCGAGGTCGAGGGCTACGCCTGCCACGGCACCCGCGAGGCCCACGCCATCGATCTGCGCCGGTTCAACGAGCTCCAGGCCTGCCCCGAGGTCCGCCGCGTGCTGCGCTTCACCGCGGTCGAGGTATTCCGCCACCCCGACCGCGTGGTCACCCAGATCCGCGCGGCCCTGGCGGCCCTGCACCCGTAA
- a CDS encoding MarR family winged helix-turn-helix transcriptional regulator: MNLSLEWERMVDTPVEEYLCTRIRRAEQALMAHHEAVLRTHGLAMTQYAALLALSREGGMSGAQLARSCGVTQQSMGSVLANMETKGLIRREASPVHAKVQIATLTDDGQVLLDRAYQEVVILERALTDSFSPADHAALCELLERATAVLAQQTRRAGDRSAD; the protein is encoded by the coding sequence ATGAATCTGTCATTGGAGTGGGAGCGCATGGTGGACACCCCGGTCGAGGAGTACCTCTGTACCCGGATCCGGCGGGCGGAGCAGGCGCTGATGGCGCACCACGAGGCGGTGCTGCGCACCCACGGGCTCGCCATGACGCAGTACGCCGCGCTGCTGGCCCTCTCCCGCGAGGGCGGCATGTCCGGTGCGCAGCTGGCCCGTTCCTGCGGGGTGACGCAGCAGAGCATGGGCAGCGTGCTGGCCAACATGGAGACCAAGGGCCTCATCCGCCGGGAGGCGTCGCCGGTGCACGCCAAGGTGCAGATCGCCACCCTGACCGATGACGGTCAGGTGCTGCTGGACCGCGCCTACCAGGAGGTGGTCATCCTCGAGCGCGCACTCACCGACTCGTTCTCGCCCGCCGACCACGCTGCGCTGTGTGAGCTCCTGGAACGCGCCACCGCCGTCCTGGCCCAGCAGACGCGCCGGGCGGGCGACCGGTCGGCCGACTGA